One region of Flavobacterium sp. GSB-24 genomic DNA includes:
- the argS gene encoding arginine--tRNA ligase: MSLPQILTPSIQKAIQALFDVTIDKIEFQTTRKEFEGDITMVIFPLLKVIKSNPAELGNKIGNYLVENVSEVARFNVVSGFLNIVISDSYYLNFFNGIKDNKQFGYVTPNPAEKAVMVEYSSPNTNKPLHLGHVRNNLLGYSVAKILKASGKKVYKTQIINDRGIHICKSMLAWEKFGNGETPESSGLKGDKLVGKYYVEFDKAYKSEINGLIETGKTEEEAKKQAPIIIEAQDMLKKWEAGDEEVIALWKKMNEWVYEGFATTYTNLGVNFDKYYYESNTYLLGKDVVQVGLDKGVFEKDPDGSVWIDLTDEGLDRKIVLRSDGTAVYMTQDIGTAIQRVKDMPDVGGMVYTVGNEQDYHFKVLFLILKKLGFDWASSLYHLSYGMVDLPSGKMKSREGTVVDADDLMQDMTDTAKQISEDLGKLDSYSDEEKAKLYKTIGLGALKYYILKVDPKKRILFNPEESVDFAGNTGPFIQYTYARIQSIIRKADFDFTAKTEIEELHEKEKELVKQIELFPEVIQNAAQNHSPALIANYTYDLVKEYNSFYQSVHILGEVDLTKKIFRVQLSQKVAEVIKSAFHLLGIEVPERM; the protein is encoded by the coding sequence AAAAAGCAATACAAGCATTATTTGATGTTACGATTGATAAAATTGAGTTTCAAACTACTAGAAAAGAGTTTGAAGGCGATATTACAATGGTGATTTTTCCGCTGCTAAAAGTGATTAAAAGTAATCCAGCCGAATTAGGAAATAAAATTGGAAATTATTTAGTTGAAAATGTTTCTGAAGTGGCGCGCTTTAACGTAGTTTCAGGTTTTTTGAATATCGTAATTTCAGATAGTTATTATTTAAATTTCTTTAACGGAATAAAAGATAACAAGCAATTTGGGTATGTAACTCCAAACCCTGCAGAGAAAGCCGTGATGGTAGAATATTCTTCACCAAACACCAATAAACCACTGCACTTAGGTCATGTTCGTAACAACTTGTTAGGATATTCTGTTGCCAAAATTTTAAAAGCATCTGGCAAAAAAGTATACAAAACTCAAATTATCAACGATAGGGGAATTCATATTTGTAAGTCAATGCTGGCTTGGGAAAAATTCGGAAACGGAGAAACTCCAGAATCTTCTGGTTTAAAAGGAGATAAATTGGTTGGTAAATATTACGTAGAATTTGACAAAGCATATAAATCTGAAATTAACGGTTTAATTGAAACTGGTAAAACAGAAGAAGAAGCTAAAAAACAAGCGCCGATTATTATAGAAGCGCAAGATATGCTTAAGAAATGGGAAGCTGGAGATGAAGAAGTTATTGCGCTTTGGAAAAAAATGAACGAATGGGTTTATGAAGGTTTTGCAACTACTTATACCAATCTTGGAGTTAATTTTGATAAATATTACTACGAAAGCAACACTTACTTATTAGGAAAAGATGTTGTTCAAGTTGGTTTAGATAAAGGTGTTTTCGAAAAAGATCCAGACGGTTCAGTTTGGATTGATTTGACAGATGAAGGTCTTGACCGTAAAATTGTATTACGTTCTGACGGAACTGCTGTTTATATGACACAGGATATTGGAACTGCAATTCAGCGTGTAAAAGATATGCCAGATGTTGGCGGAATGGTTTATACCGTTGGGAATGAACAAGATTATCATTTTAAAGTATTGTTCTTAATCTTGAAAAAACTAGGTTTTGACTGGGCTTCAAGCTTATATCATTTATCATACGGAATGGTTGATTTACCTTCTGGAAAAATGAAAAGCCGTGAAGGAACTGTTGTAGATGCAGATGATTTAATGCAGGATATGACCGATACAGCAAAACAAATCTCTGAAGATTTAGGAAAACTAGACAGCTATTCTGACGAAGAAAAAGCGAAATTGTACAAAACAATTGGTTTAGGAGCTTTGAAATATTACATTTTAAAAGTAGATCCTAAAAAACGTATTTTGTTTAATCCAGAAGAGTCTGTTGATTTTGCTGGAAATACAGGGCCGTTTATTCAATATACATACGCGAGAATTCAGTCAATAATTCGTAAAGCAGATTTTGATTTTACAGCTAAAACTGAAATCGAAGAACTTCATGAAAAAGAAAAAGAATTGGTAAAACAAATCGAACTTTTCCCAGAAGTAATTCAAAATGCGGCTCAAAATCATAGTCCAGCTTTGATTGCTAATTATACTTACGATTTAGTAAAAGAATATAATTCGTTCTATCAATCTGTTCATATTTTAGGAGAAGTAGATTTAACTAAAAAAATATTCAGAGTTCAGCTTTCTCAAAAGGTAGCTGAGGTAATAAAATCTGCATTCCATTTATTAGGAATCGAAGTGCCGGAGAGAATGTAA